A region of Vigna radiata var. radiata cultivar VC1973A chromosome 6, Vradiata_ver6, whole genome shotgun sequence DNA encodes the following proteins:
- the LOC106763394 gene encoding exocyst complex component EXO70B1-like produces MNNLTFIQLETKFYGLVPIFSQDWLRKITTKFQQNLELYLKSSWNKIVDFLKFDICESETSVAVGLLKDRINSFNEHFDEICNVQSTWFVYDEDLRKHIVKSIEDMLLPAYGNFIGRLQNFLGKHSYNYVKYGMFDVQDRIRNLFVVMKSKNLFLKQK; encoded by the coding sequence ATGAACAATCTGACTTTCATACAACTAGAAACAAAGTTCTATGGATTGGTTCCTATTTTTAGTCAAGATTGGCTCCGGAAAATCACAACAAAATTTCAGCAAAACCTCGAACTCTATCTGAAAAGCTCGTGGAATAAGATTGTGGACTTTCTGAAGTTTGATATTTGTGAATCAGAGACTAGTGTTGCGGTTGGGTTACTGAAAGACAGGATAAATTCGTTCAACGAACACTTTGATGAGATATGCAATGTTCAATCCACATGGTTTGTGTATGATGAAGATTTAAGAAAACATATTGTAAAATCCATAGAAGACATGTTGTTGCCAGCATATGGAAACTTCATTGGAAGGTTGCAGAATTTTCTTGGCAAACACAGTTATAATTATGTTAAGTATGGAATGTTTGACGTCCAAGATCGAATCCGCAATCTGTTTGTTGTGATGAAGAGTAAAAATCTGTTTCTGAAACAAAAGTGA
- the LOC106763391 gene encoding exocyst complex component EXO70B1-like — MLIKIWSWLHQPKVWRFVCFVSSIVGLICYALSSSFNHLLGNWTWWKLLLYIVFSFLISLSTLFAKTWEKSNTRCLEAHTAFTVLLITSVYSFFLDKDLKQKADAYSLLSCVAFAIMSLGLSRLSQLGFEVDLLYFFCALLTVQLMKIKLWLVTVGGVFSYSXIVLRSNLDPQPRSGYHGLQHQDHVVLEIGSHSQPHGTSNSVTQVDSTQTIMASSQPHPVIDMVWPSRGIRHSASQVVSPQEGGAGDAPPENIYGTKEYFMGCIEALKKQNGSVLIAISMHVDKYLKASVLSGEQISVPKLHGDDNMVVDSLSSGMIINLRESVQKMVSDGFEEECLHVYSNWRREFLKECLWALGLQDQELNGEDINKSEKIERLIKAMNIATRILFPNEERLFKRVFRVSILNGDFHFRELCTELATSLLNSALALETWGHFLRNTLQELIQEFESFTTLINIVVLLIKQRLCIYEALEDVSLIPGGGIHPITLEGMYCIYLVYRNREIRKLRQDLKEGRIPASLYIDKVRILLQSSLDEKSKNGNKFEVLYYIKSQRRSRENKLRLGLDEMISPVLIYRMIELLESSLEANSKNYKNPSLGYVFIMNNRRFIEVETKLNGLGIAFGDDWLHKNTTKFQENLELYLRSSWNKILDLLKVDINQLEPSVIAELMKDNLYWFNEHFDETCNIQSAWSVCDEELREQIIKSIENMLLPAYGSFLGTFEEFVGKNAYKYIKYGMFEVQDRLNKLFLLRE, encoded by the coding sequence ATGCTCATCAAAATTTGGAGTTGGCTACATCAGCCAAAGGTATGGAgatttgtgtgttttgtttcaTCTATCGTTGGCCTTATCTGTTATGCTTTGAGCTCCTCTTTCAATCATTTACTTGGAAATTGGACCTGGTGGAAGTTACTTCTTTACattgttttcagttttttaatCTCCCTTTCCACCTTGTTTGCAAAGACATGGGAAAAATCCAACACTCGCTGTTTGGAAGCTCACACAGCATTCACTGTTTTGCTTATCACTTCTGTATACTCCTTTTTCCTTGATAAAGATCTGAAACAGAAAGCAGACGCCTATAGTCTGCTTTCTTGTGTTGCTTTTGCTATCATGTCTCTAGGCTTGTCTAGGCTCAGTCAGTTAGGATTTGAGGTTGATCTCCTCTATTTTTTCTGTGCACTTCTGACGGTACAACTCATGAAAATAAAACTGTGGCTAGTCACTGTTGGAGGAGTTTTCAGTTACTCCNTCATCGTTCTTCGTTCCAATTTGGATCCTCAACCAAGAAGTGGGTATCATGGACTTCAACACCAAGACCACGTAGTGCTTGAAATTGGTTCTCATTCACAACCACATGGAACCAGTAATAGTGTTACTCAAGTTGATTCAACCCAAACAATTATGGCTAGTTCACAACCACATCCAGTCATTGATATGGTCTGGCCTTCAAGAGGAATAAGGCACAGTGCATCTCAAGTAGTTTCACCTCAAGAGGGTGGTGCTGGTGATGCCCCTCCAGAAAACATTTATGGTACCAAGGAATACTTCATGGGTTGTATAGAGGCTCTTAAGAAGCAGAATGGGAGCGTTCTTATAGCAATTTCAATGCATGTAGACAAATACCTTAAAGCTAGTGTTCTTAGTGGGGAGCAGATTTCAGTTCCAAAATTGCATGGGGATGACAACATGGTGGTGGATTCATTGTCGTCAGGAATGATCATCAACCTTCGTGAAAGTGTACAGAAGATGGTGTCAGATGGATTTGAGGAGGAATGCTTGCACGTGTACAGTAATTGGCGGCGGGAGTTTCTGAAAGAGTGTCTCTGGGCATTAGGGTTGCAGGATCAAGAGCTCAACGGGGAGGACATTAACAAGTCGGAGAAGATTGAGAGGCTGATAAAAGCTATGAACATAGCCACGAGGATACTCTTTCCCAATGAAGAAAGACTCTTCAAGCGTGTCTTTAGGGTCTCCATTCTCAATGGGGACTTTCATTTCAGGGAACTTTGCACGGAATTGGCTACTAGTCTGCTGAACTCTGCCCTTGCCTTGGAAACTTGGGGCCATTTCTTGCGCAACACATTGCAGGAGTTGATACAAGAGTTTGAATCATTTACAACACTAATAAATATTGTAGTGCTCCTAATAAAGCAGAGATTGTGCATTTATGAGGCTTTGGAAGATGTATCACTCATTCCTGGTGGCGGGATTCATCCTATTACCCTTGAAGGGATGTACTGTATTTATTTGGTTTACAGAAATAGGGAAATTAGAAAACTTAGGCAAGATTTAAAGGAGGGAAGGATTCCAGCATCGTTGTACATAGACAAAGTGAGAATTTTGTTACAGAGTAGTTTGGATGAAAAGTCCAAAAATGGTAATAAGTTTGAAGTGTTGTACTACATTAAATCTCAACGCCGAAGTAGGGAGAATAAACTTAGACTAGGTTTAGATGAAATGATTTCACCTGTGTTGATTTACAGGATGATAGAGCTTTTAGAGAGCAGTTTAGAAGCCAactccaaaaattacaaaaatccTTCTTTGGGTTATGTTTTCATCATGAACAACCGGAGATTCATTGAAGTAGAGACAAAACTGAATGGACTGGGAATTGCTTTTGGAGATGACTGGCTccacaaaaacacaacaaagtTCCAAGAAAACCTTGAGCTCTATCTAAGAAGCTCATGGAATAAGATTCTGGACCTTTTGAAGGTAGACATCAACCAACTAGAGCCTAGTGTTATAGCCGAGTTGATGAAAGACAACCTTTATTGGTTCAACGAACACTTTGATGAGACATGCAACATTCAGTCTGCATGGTCTGTCTGTGATGAGGAGCTAAgagaacaaataataaaatccaTAGAAAACATGCTGTTGCCAGCGTATGGAAGTTTCCTTGGCACATTTGAGGAATTTGTTGGGAAGAATGCTTATAAATACATTAAGTATGGAATGTTTGAGGTTCAAGATCGACTcaacaaattgtttcttttaagGGAGTAG
- the LOC106763396 gene encoding protein MAIN-LIKE 1-like has translation MAFVCHLSIDMSLLRLQDKHIMKAIWEETERVFRPRRHAIWIAKHVDKFNQIVRNILETTGFSHILKVSNMEINHLLVTALVKRWRIKTYTFHLPLGKTTITLEDVALQLRLPIEGHAVTGISGGPLTFFCQQLLGDVPPENNIRGNKIKFSWLNNTFRQLPHEATNEVIQQYARTYMLMIIGSIIMPDTFASMVHLMYLPLLVDLQNVSNYSWASAVLSCLYRALNHGTRVDQDNIRRCMILLQCWE, from the coding sequence ATGGCTTTCGTATGTCATCTTTCCATCGATATGTCCCTTCTACGTCTTCAAGACAAGCACATTATGAAGGCAATTTGGGAAGAAACTGAAAGAGTTTTTCGACCAAGAAGACATGCAATCTGGATAGCTAAGCATGTCgacaaattcaatcaaatagTCAGGAATATACTAGAAACAACAGGGTTTAGCCATATTTTGAAAGTTTCAAATATGGAAATAAATCACTTGCTAGTGACTGCTTTGGTCAAGAGGTGGAGAATAAAGACTTATACTTTCCACTTGCCTCTTGGGAAAACTACAATAACACTGGAAGATGTTGCATTGCAACTAAGGCTTCCGATTGAAGGTCATGCTGTCACTGGCATCAGTGGTGGACCTCTTACATTTTTTTGTCAACAACTACTAGGAGATGTTCCTCCGGAGAACAATATTAGAggcaacaaaattaaattttcctGGCTCAATAATACATTTCGCCAGTTGCCTCATGAAGCGACAAATGAGGTTATTCAACAATATGCTAGAACGTACATGTTGATGATAATTGGCAGCATAATAATGCCAGATACATTTGCAAGTATGGTTCATTTGATGTATCTGCCCCTTTTAGTTGACTTGCAGAACGTCTCAAACTATAGTTGGGCATCTGCAGTGCTTTCCTGCTTGTATCGTGCCCTCAATCATGGTACAAGGGTCGATCAAGACAATATCAGAAGGTGCATGATATTGTTACAGTGTTGGGAATGA
- the LOC106763395 gene encoding uncharacterized protein LOC106763395 — translation MLIEIHSRLLQPKVWRFVCFVSSIVGLVCYALSSSFNHLCGAWKWWKIFFYISFSFFISLSTLFAKAWECSNSPCLEAHTAFLVLLITSVYTFFYDKQVTEKPDAYGLVSCAAFAIMSLALSRLSHFGFKVDLLYFFSGFLTVQLMKIKLWLVIVGGGFSYSLIILRSALDASARTGYVGLHVNDHVVIEIGSHSQRTSRNFSQVGSPQIITTVVGHSLVMPQDVVVSEGDEDSGFMVTQGKDDSNKSIMARFMECIEVLKKENETLISTISKHVDGYLKANVVNKIPTVELHADNNLVVDALPAGITNDLHEAVWLILAEGFEEDCCRAYYTCRREFLKKCLWTFWLQMQELCMKDIDKMEKIEXWLTKVLYVVDSVLLPNERTLCDRIFKGVYSPGDFAFTMVCRELNICLVRIANHLATILECKNFTYYEGGELHPNICELMHKFRYVCTQRDDRSRQGLEEYTMFDKEGKLSPSVNVVRIIATP, via the coding sequence ATGCTCATCGAAATACATAGTAGGCTGCTGCAGCCAAAGGTATGGAgatttgtgtgttttgtttcaTCGATTGTTGGACTTGTCTGTTATGCTTTGAGCTCTTCTTTCAATCATTTATGTGGCGCTTGGAAGTGGTGGAAGATCTTTTTCTATATTAGTTTTAGTTTCTTCATCTCCCTTTCCACCTTATTTGCAAAGGCATGGGAGTGCTCCAACTCTCCCTGTTTGGAGGCTCACACAGCCTTCTTGGTTTTGCTCATAACTTCTGTGTACACCTTTTTCTATGATAAACAAGTCACAGAGAAACCAGATGCATATGGTCTGGTTTCGTGTGCAGCATTCGCTATCATGTCACTAGCCTTGTCAAGACTCAGTCACTTTGGATTTAAGGTCGATCTTCTATATTTTTTCAGTGGATTTCTGACAGTACAactcatgaaaataaaattatggttAGTAATTGTAGGAGGAGGTTTCAGTTATTCCCTCATCATTCTTCGTTCGGCCTTGGATGCTTCAGCCAGAACTGGGTATGTTGGACTCCATGTCAATGATCACGTAGTCATTGAAATTGGTTCACACTCACAAAGAACAAGCCGCAATTTTTCACAAGTTGGTTCACCTCAAATTATTACCACTGTTGTTGGTCATTCCCTCGTCATGCCGCAAGACGTTGTTGTCTCTGAAGGAGATGAGGATTCAGGATTCATGGTCACTCAAGGCAAAGATGACAGTAACAAAAGTATCATGGCACGATTCATGGAATGTATAGAGGTGCTTAAGAAGGAGAATGAGACCCTTATCAGCACAATTTCCAAGCACGTAGATGGATACCTTAAAGCTAATGTGGTCAACAAGATTCCAACGGTGGAACTCCATGCTGACAACAACTTGGTGGTTGATGCATTGCCTGCTGGAATCACCAACGACCTTCACGAAGCCGTGTGGCTGATACTGGCTGAAGGGTTTGAGGAGGATTGTTGCAGAGCATACTATACTTGCCGAAGGGAGTTTCTGAAAAAGTGTTTATGGACTTTTTGGTTGCAAATGCAAGAGCTTTGCATGAAGGACATTGATAAGATGGAGAAGATTGAGAGNTGGTTAACAAAGGTTTTGTATGTAGTTGATAGTGTACTCCTTCCCAATGAAAGGACACTCTGTGATCGCATCTTTAAAGGAGTCTATTCCCCTGGGGATTTTGCTTTCACTATGGTTTGTAGAGAATTGAATATTTGTTTGGTTCGCATTGCCAATCACTTGGCAACTATTCTAGAGTgtaaaaattttacatattatgaGGGTGGTGAGCTTCATCCTAATATCTGTGAATTGATGCACAAATTTCGTTATGTTTGCACACAAAGGGATGATAGATCTAGGCAAGGATTAGAAGAATACACCATGTTTGATAAGGAGGGAAAGCTTTCACCGTCAGTGAATGTGGTCAGGATAATAGCAACACCCTGA
- the LOC106763392 gene encoding exocyst complex component EXO70B1-like has translation MLSKIGSWLHQPKVWRLVCFASSIVGLICYALSSSFNLLLGNWTWWKLLLYITFSFLISLSTLFAKTWEYSNSRCLEAHTAFSVLLITSVYSFFLDKDLKQKTDTYSLLSCVAFAIMSLGLSRLSQLGFEVDLLYFFCALLTIQLMKIKLWLVTVGGVFSYSLILLRCNLDPQPRSGYHGLQHQDHVMLEIDSPQPHGTSNSVTQVDSTQTIMASSQPYPVIDMVWPSRGSRHSASQVVSPQEGGAGGAPPENIYGSKECFMGCIEALKKENGSVIIAIFMHVDKYLKASVLSEEQISVPEYHGDDNMVVDSLSSGMINKLRENVQKMVSDGFLKECLHVYSNWRREFLKESLWALGLQVQELNEEDINKSEKIEMLIKAMNIAARILFPNEKRLFIRVFSGSIRNVEFHFRELCTELVTILLKSALALATWSHFMRNTLQELIQDFESFTSGRNIIVRLIRRRLCIYEALEDVSLITGGGIHPITHAVMYYIYSINRNREISKLSQDLKEGKIPSSVHRARVRILLESKSKYGNKLTLMYYIKSLNQSRESKLRQGLEDEMLSPVYLDRMTELLESCLVANSKNCKNPSLGHVFIMNNRRFIEVETRLNGLGHFFGDDWLHKNTTKIQENRELYLRSSWNKIVDLLKVDINQLETSVVAELIKDNLYWFNELFDEACNIQSTWPVCDEELREQIIKSIENMLLPAYGSFLGTFEEFFGKYAYKYIKYGMFEVQDRLSKLFLVRE, from the coding sequence ATGCTCAGCAAAATTGGGAGTTGGCTACATCAGCCAAAGGTATGGAGATTAGTGTGTTTTGCTTCATCTATCGTTGGCCTTATCTGTTATGCTTTGAGCTCCTCTTTCAATCTTTTACTTGGAAATTGGACCTGGTGGAAGTTACTTCTTTACattacttttagttttttaatttccCTTTCCACCTTGTTTGCAAAGACATGGGAATACTCCAACTCTCGCTGTTTGGAAGCTCACACAGCATTTTCTGTTTTGCTTATCACTTCTGTATACTCCTTTTTCCTTGATAAAGATCTGAAACAGAAAACCGATACCTATAGTCTGCTTTCTTGTGTTGCTTTTGCTATCATGTCTCTAGGCTTGTCTAGGCTGAGTCAGTTAGGATTTGAGGTTGATCTCTTGTATTTTTTCTGTGCACTTCTGACGATACAACTCATGAAAATAAAACTGTGGCTAGTCACTGTTGGAGGAGTTTTCAGTTACTCCCTCATCCTTCTTCGTTGCAATTTGGATCCTCAACCAAGAAGTGGGTATCATGGACTTCAACACCAAGATCATGTAATGCTTGAAATTGATTCTCCACAACCACATGGAACCAGTAATAGTGTTACTCAAGTGGATTCAACCCAAACAATTATGGCTAGTTCACAGCCATACCCTGTCATTGATATGGTCTGGCCTTCAAGAGGATCAAGGCACAGTGCTTCTCAAGTAGTTTCACCTCAGGAGGGTGGTGCTGGTGGTGCCCCTCCAGAAAACATTTATGGTTCCAAGGAATGCTTCATGGGTTGTATAGAGGCTCTTAAGAAGGAGAATGGGAGCGTTATCATAGCAATTTTCATGCATGTAGACAAATACCTTAAAGCTAGTGTTCTTAGTGAGGAGCAGATTTCAGTGCCAGAATATCATGGCGACGACAACATGGTGGTGGATTCATTGTCGTCAGGAATGATCAACAAGCTTCGTGAAAATGTACAGAAGATGGTGTCAGACGGATTTTTGAAGGAATGCTTGCACGTGTACAGTAATTGGCGGAGGGAGTTTCTGAAAGAGAGTCTCTGGGCATTAGGGTTGCAGGTTCAAGAGCTCAACGAGGAGGACATTAACAAGTCGGAGAAAATTGAGATGCTGATAAAAGCTATGAACATAGCTGCGAGGATACTCTTTCCCAATGAAAAAAGACTCTTCATTCGTGTATTTAGCGGCTCCATTCGCAATGTGGAGTTTCATTTCAGGGAACTTTGCACGGAATTGGTTACCATTCTGCTGAAGTCTGCCCTTGCCTTGGCAACTTGGAGCCATTTCATGCGCAACACATTGCAGGAATTGATACAAGACTTTGAATCATTTACATCAGGCAGAAATATTATCGTACGATTGATAAGGCGTAGATTGTGCATTTATGAGGCTTTGGAAGATGTATCACTCATTACCGGGGGCGGGATTCATCCTATTACCCATGCAGTgatgtattatatttattctatCAACAGAAATAGGGAAATTAGTAAACTTAGCCAAGATTTGAAAGAGGGAAAGATTCCATCATCTGTGCACAGGGCCAGAGTGAGAATTCTGTTAGAGAGTAAGTCCAAATATGGTAATAAGCTTACACTGATGTACTACATTAAATCTCTAAACCAAAGTAGGGAGAGTAAACTTAGACAAGGTTTAGAAGATGAAATGCTTTCACCTGTGTACCTGGACAGGATGACAGAGCTTTTAGAGAGCTGTTTGGTAGCCAACTCCAAAAATTGCAAAAACCCTTCTTTGGGTCATGTTTTCATCATGAATAATCGGAGATTCATAGAAGTAGAGACAAGACTAAATGGACTGGGACATTTTTTTGGAGATGACTGGCTccacaaaaacacaacaaagatCCAAGAAAACCGTGAGCTCTATCTAAGAAGCTCATGGAATAAGATTGTGGACCTTTTGAAGGTAGACATCAATCAACTAGAGACTAGTGTTGTAGCCGAGTTGATTAAAGACAACCTTTATTGGTTCAACGAACTCTTTGATGAGGCATGCAACATTCAGTCTACATGGCCTGTCTGTGATGAGGAGCTAAGggaacaaataataaaatccaTAGAAAACATGTTGTTGCCAGCATATGGAAGTTTCCTTGGCACATTTGAGGAATTTTTTGGGAAGTATGCTTATAAATACATTAAGTATGGAATGTTTGAGGTTCAAGATCGACTCAGCAAATTGTTTCTTGTGAGGGAGTAG
- the LOC111241856 gene encoding protein MAIN-LIKE 1-like produces the protein MSMIIGSIVMPDTFESMVHLMYPSLLADLQNVSNYSWASVVFSCLYRALNHGIRVDQDNIKRWYRTTQSIFHDTTTVQQFRQKMDDLSPKQFIWTPYKRDEIHQMIPVELPLTCQAIVPLICFFVVEFHQSDRVMRQFGFRQTVPQPPMSLDDIHKQDMRGRADWNWQEHHQ, from the exons ATGTCGATGATAATTGGCAGCATAGTAATGCCAGATACATTTGAGAGTATGGTTCATTTGATGTATCCGTCCCTTTTAGCTGACTTGCAGAACGTCTCAAACTATAGTTGGGCATCTGTAGTGTTTTCCTGCTTGTATCGTGCCCTCAATCATGGTATAAGGGTCGATCAAGACAATATCAAAAG ATGGTATCGAACAACACAGTCAATATTCCACGACACCACAACTGTACAACAATTTCGTCAAAAAATGGACGACCTCTCACCCAAACAG TTCATATGGACTCCCTACAAACGTGATGAAATTCATCAGATGATTCCAGTCGAACTGCCCCTCACTTGTCAGGCAATTGTGCCTCTCATATGCTTCTTTGTTGTAGAATTCCACCAATCAGACCGTGTCATGCGTCAATTTGGATTTCGACAGACTGTCCCGCAACCACCAATGAGTCTAGATGACATACATAAACAAGATATGAGAGGACGCGCAGATTGGAATTGGCAAGAACACCATCAATAA